From the Pyxidicoccus trucidator genome, one window contains:
- a CDS encoding RrF2 family transcriptional regulator, which yields MHLTLHADYSLRVLLYLATRRGRPVSTQEMADAYGISKHHLVRVVQTLAAQGFVDARAGRAGGVTLGREPKDINVGQVLRAAEPDFHLVECFEPARNTCPIAPACGLKGVLAEAREAFLAILDRYTLADLVSRSRPDLADFFLPARAG from the coding sequence GTGCACCTCACCCTCCACGCCGACTACTCGCTGCGCGTCCTGCTCTACCTCGCCACCCGTCGCGGGCGGCCCGTCTCCACGCAGGAGATGGCGGACGCGTACGGCATCTCCAAGCACCACCTGGTGCGGGTGGTGCAGACGCTGGCGGCGCAGGGCTTCGTGGACGCGCGCGCGGGGCGTGCGGGGGGCGTGACGCTGGGGCGCGAGCCGAAGGACATCAACGTGGGACAGGTGCTGCGCGCCGCCGAGCCGGACTTCCACCTGGTGGAGTGCTTCGAGCCCGCGCGCAACACCTGCCCGATTGCCCCGGCGTGCGGCCTCAAGGGCGTGCTGGCCGAGGCGCGCGAGGCCTTCCTCGCCATCCTGGACCGGTACACGCTCGCGGACCTCGTGAGCCGCTCGCGTCCGGACCTCGCGGACTTCTTCCTGCCCGCCCGCGCGGGATGA
- a CDS encoding phage holin family protein: MDLESERLERSQLESLSTAELIRHALAESRLLVRAELLHAKKELRDELKAARTAGILIGAGAVLLLAAALPCLFVALGLALPLGEALGVLAVGVALLAISGLLLFLGIKRVPKKPLPHTQERLKMDYQLTRETLQ, encoded by the coding sequence GTGGACCTCGAATCGGAACGCCTGGAGCGAAGTCAACTGGAGTCGCTCTCCACGGCGGAGCTCATCCGGCATGCCCTGGCGGAGTCTCGCCTGCTGGTGCGAGCCGAGCTGCTGCACGCCAAGAAGGAGCTGCGTGACGAGCTGAAGGCCGCGCGCACCGCCGGCATCCTCATCGGCGCGGGCGCGGTGCTGCTGCTCGCGGCGGCGCTGCCCTGCCTCTTCGTGGCGCTGGGACTGGCGCTACCGCTGGGCGAGGCCTTGGGCGTGCTGGCGGTGGGCGTGGCGCTGCTCGCGATTTCGGGCCTCCTGCTGTTCCTGGGCATCAAGCGGGTGCCCAAGAAGCCGCTGCCACACACGCAGGAGCGGCTGAAAATGGACTACCAGCTCACGCGGGAGACGCTGCAATGA
- a CDS encoding SDR family NAD(P)-dependent oxidoreductase: MDLELKGKSALVTGSSRGIGRAIATVLAREGARVCLTARGAEALEATAAELRASGADVTTVVTDVATQPGAVAAVDAAVHAFGTLDILVNNVGGSGGAGAFDAATVAQWASIMDRNLMSAVWCSQRAVEVMRAKGGGCIIHINSIYGREYATSAPYTTAKAGLTALTKEMAVDLARHRIRVNGVAPGSILFPGGSWDKRRQADPEKVEKLVREELPWGRFGAPEEVADVVAFLCSERARWVTGATLPVDGGQGRAF, encoded by the coding sequence ATGGACCTGGAGCTCAAAGGAAAGTCGGCCCTCGTCACCGGCAGCAGCCGGGGCATCGGCCGGGCCATCGCCACGGTGCTGGCCCGCGAGGGCGCACGGGTGTGCCTCACCGCGCGCGGAGCCGAGGCACTGGAGGCCACCGCGGCGGAGCTGCGCGCCTCCGGCGCGGACGTCACCACCGTGGTGACGGACGTGGCCACCCAACCCGGCGCGGTGGCGGCGGTGGACGCGGCCGTCCATGCCTTCGGCACGCTGGACATCCTCGTCAACAACGTGGGCGGCAGCGGCGGCGCGGGCGCCTTCGACGCGGCCACCGTGGCGCAGTGGGCCTCCATCATGGACCGCAACCTCATGTCCGCCGTGTGGTGCAGCCAGCGCGCCGTAGAGGTCATGCGCGCCAAGGGCGGCGGCTGCATCATCCACATCAACTCCATCTACGGCCGCGAGTACGCCACCAGCGCGCCCTACACCACCGCCAAGGCCGGCCTCACCGCGCTCACCAAGGAGATGGCCGTGGACCTCGCCCGCCACCGCATCCGCGTCAACGGCGTGGCGCCGGGCTCCATCCTCTTCCCCGGTGGGAGCTGGGACAAGCGCCGGCAGGCGGACCCGGAGAAGGTGGAGAAGCTCGTCCGCGAGGAGCTGCCCTGGGGCCGCTTCGGCGCCCCCGAGGAGGTGGCCGACGTGGTGGCCTTCCTCTGCTCGGAGCGCGCGCGCTGGGTGACGGGCGCCACCCTACCGGTCGATGGAGGACAGGGCCGTGCCTTCTGA
- a CDS encoding SAVED domain-containing protein: MSGNSSPRKVSLSFSLLTRIQDPHEVPTGPREYRIEHTDRDESRATFPWGEPEFVQAMADLEKPIPDSNVFARLGKYLQDFLHGTPWAKDEDRINQACKAGRPIHVTIRSNAPELYYLPWELLKLKPGGGPLVELPDCCIRYEWPQRPPEDELPRPVGRILVAVPATDGALPIAGHLKAIAEACRKERFEFDLDRDVLSPVTRTSLANALSDTARPVTALHLLCHGGVKPNGAYGLRLDSLKKGHPPEHLDSEELRPLFRDARSLRLVTLCACQSGDAGRPGPLVGSVAQMLNRQGVPAVIASRMPLSTEGSNLLTETLYAELLGSSKDLCKAFSIARRRLHIEQRHKDWASLQLYAREDDAAALRPFVAPPAPPPPGTRGDLVLIRHEAYAKADTAPDAPDAPELFLNRTVREVPIDHTRALEGRDWSREKLEAEVRQLVSSRGRFRRALSERGSELVYFGFPFVPLAVLAGYLAKTRPVHVFEYDRDKKRFTWEAESSAPFPPLIIEDQRHESGTAARLRLSISATVRLEDCREVLKDEEVRLDLHGRLESFGRGVIRRKSQAQAYAQQLRQMLDVQLTSNPDVRSVHIFAAVPVSIAFHLGQELNTTWMRPCYVYNFEQEKTPRYKWRLCLRAAADGQPSVDVF, translated from the coding sequence ATGGCCGACCTGGAGAAGCCCATCCCGGACTCCAACGTCTTCGCGAGGCTGGGGAAGTACCTCCAGGACTTCCTACACGGGACGCCGTGGGCGAAGGATGAGGACCGCATCAACCAGGCGTGCAAGGCCGGGCGTCCCATCCACGTCACCATCCGCTCGAATGCGCCCGAGCTGTACTACCTGCCCTGGGAGCTGCTGAAGCTCAAACCCGGTGGCGGTCCTCTCGTCGAGCTGCCGGACTGCTGCATCCGCTACGAGTGGCCGCAGCGTCCGCCCGAGGACGAGCTGCCTCGCCCTGTGGGGCGCATCCTGGTGGCAGTCCCAGCGACTGACGGTGCGCTGCCCATTGCCGGTCACCTCAAAGCCATTGCTGAGGCCTGCCGCAAGGAGCGCTTCGAGTTCGACCTGGACCGCGACGTGCTCTCTCCGGTGACGCGGACGTCCCTAGCGAATGCACTGAGCGACACCGCCAGACCCGTCACCGCGCTCCACCTGCTTTGCCATGGCGGAGTGAAGCCCAACGGAGCCTATGGGCTGCGCCTGGACTCCTTGAAGAAGGGACACCCTCCTGAGCACCTCGACTCGGAGGAACTGCGACCACTCTTCAGGGATGCCCGCTCGCTCCGGCTTGTCACCCTGTGCGCCTGTCAGAGCGGCGATGCTGGTCGGCCGGGCCCCCTGGTGGGGAGCGTTGCCCAGATGCTGAATCGGCAGGGGGTCCCCGCGGTGATTGCCTCCAGGATGCCCCTGTCCACCGAGGGATCCAACCTGCTGACCGAGACGCTCTATGCCGAGCTGCTCGGTAGCAGCAAGGACCTGTGCAAGGCCTTCTCCATCGCCCGGCGGCGCCTACACATTGAGCAACGGCACAAGGACTGGGCCTCGCTCCAGCTCTACGCACGCGAGGATGACGCAGCCGCGCTCCGGCCCTTCGTTGCTCCTCCTGCGCCCCCTCCTCCAGGGACGCGCGGCGACCTCGTGCTCATCCGCCACGAGGCCTATGCCAAGGCTGATACGGCGCCTGACGCGCCCGATGCTCCGGAGCTTTTCCTGAACCGGACCGTTCGCGAAGTGCCCATCGACCACACGCGTGCGCTGGAGGGCCGCGACTGGAGCAGGGAGAAGCTCGAGGCAGAGGTCCGGCAGCTCGTCTCTTCTCGCGGAAGGTTCCGGCGGGCCCTCTCGGAGCGCGGCAGCGAGCTCGTCTACTTCGGCTTTCCCTTCGTCCCCCTGGCTGTCCTCGCGGGCTACCTGGCGAAGACGCGCCCGGTGCATGTCTTCGAGTACGACCGGGACAAGAAGCGCTTCACCTGGGAGGCGGAGTCCAGTGCGCCCTTCCCGCCGCTCATCATTGAGGACCAGCGCCACGAGTCAGGGACTGCCGCCAGGCTCCGGCTCTCCATCTCCGCTACCGTCCGGCTCGAAGACTGTCGCGAGGTGCTGAAGGACGAGGAAGTGAGGCTCGACCTCCACGGCCGGCTTGAGTCGTTCGGACGAGGCGTCATCCGGCGCAAGTCCCAGGCACAAGCCTACGCGCAGCAGCTCCGGCAGATGCTGGACGTTCAGCTCACGAGCAACCCCGACGTCCGGAGCGTCCACATCTTCGCGGCAGTCCCGGTCAGCATCGCCTTCCATCTGGGCCAGGAGCTGAATACGACCTGGATGCGGCCCTGCTACGTCTACAACTTCGAGCAGGAGAAAACGCCTCGTTACAAATGGCGCTTGTGTCTCCGTGCGGCGGCCGACGGCCAGCCCTCGGTCGACGTCTTCTAG
- a CDS encoding CBASS oligonucleotide cyclase, which produces MVKLSTRSQLHSRMSSFVDWIRAGDKDDIIIKQSQEIRDRIRSQAEADGLTVRSTPNSGSFAKKTGLRRHLQGHSYVEGQDVDLPFVVSPRDEDGARIDELLRRFARYAQTSYPETSRTPTRSSIQLDFVGTKLRYDLVPMLAVPGDDFAQVLLRSNGERRHTSVQKHIEFVTARSGKSNLLAGRVRFNDCVRLLKWWREFRVDGARVLKDVPSMLLDLLCAHAYDRLEVEETYAGTLSRWFSLLAGTVRKRERVAFSDFARIPAASGNAVWTVLDPVNPENNVVSQWDKFQVEELAEWLEEGCDSINRALAADLRGDDVASLESLVELFGNPFRNHCEVDG; this is translated from the coding sequence ATGGTCAAGCTGAGCACGAGGAGCCAGCTCCACAGCCGTATGTCCTCATTCGTCGATTGGATTCGCGCGGGAGACAAGGACGACATCATCATCAAGCAGTCGCAGGAGATCCGCGACCGTATCCGCAGCCAGGCGGAGGCGGACGGGCTGACGGTGCGCTCCACCCCGAACTCCGGGTCCTTCGCCAAGAAGACGGGCCTGAGGAGGCACCTGCAAGGCCACTCCTACGTCGAGGGCCAGGACGTGGACCTCCCCTTCGTCGTCTCGCCGCGTGACGAGGACGGCGCGCGCATCGATGAGTTGCTCCGGCGCTTTGCCCGCTACGCGCAGACCTCATATCCGGAGACCAGCCGCACCCCGACGCGAAGTTCCATCCAGCTCGACTTCGTCGGCACCAAGCTCCGCTACGATCTGGTGCCCATGCTCGCCGTCCCCGGGGACGACTTTGCCCAGGTGCTGCTGCGCTCCAACGGAGAAAGGCGCCACACCTCCGTCCAGAAGCACATCGAGTTCGTCACAGCCCGCAGCGGGAAGAGCAACTTGCTGGCGGGGCGGGTCCGCTTCAACGACTGCGTCCGGCTCCTCAAGTGGTGGCGGGAGTTCCGGGTGGATGGGGCGCGCGTCCTCAAGGACGTGCCGTCCATGCTCCTCGACCTGCTCTGCGCGCACGCCTACGACCGCCTCGAGGTCGAGGAGACCTACGCCGGCACGCTATCGCGGTGGTTCAGCCTCCTGGCCGGCACGGTGCGCAAGCGGGAGCGGGTCGCCTTCTCCGACTTCGCCCGCATCCCGGCCGCCTCGGGCAACGCCGTGTGGACGGTCCTCGACCCGGTCAATCCCGAGAACAACGTCGTGTCGCAGTGGGACAAGTTCCAGGTCGAAGAGCTGGCGGAATGGCTGGAAGAGGGCTGCGACAGCATCAACCGGGCGCTTGCCGCAGACCTCCGCGGAGATGATGTCGCGAGCCTGGAGTCCCTGGTGGAGCTGTTCGGCAATCCGTTCAGGAACCACTGCGAGGTGGACGGATGA
- a CDS encoding group I truncated hemoglobin has translation MTTAAAEKSVYEQIGGEPAMAAAVEVFYRKVLADDRISHFFEDVDMERQAAKQKAFLTMVTGGPANYSGRDMRAGHAPLVKRGLNDLHFDAVAGHLKETLEELGVPAPLVARVLAIAEGARADVLNR, from the coding sequence ATGACCACGGCTGCAGCGGAGAAGAGCGTCTACGAGCAGATTGGCGGGGAGCCGGCGATGGCGGCGGCGGTGGAGGTCTTCTACCGGAAGGTGCTGGCGGACGACCGCATCAGCCACTTCTTCGAGGACGTGGACATGGAGCGCCAGGCGGCCAAGCAGAAGGCGTTCCTCACCATGGTGACGGGAGGGCCGGCGAACTACTCGGGCCGGGACATGCGCGCGGGGCACGCGCCCCTGGTGAAGCGCGGGCTGAATGACCTGCACTTCGACGCGGTGGCGGGGCACCTGAAGGAGACGCTGGAGGAGCTGGGCGTGCCGGCGCCGCTGGTGGCGCGGGTGCTGGCCATCGCCGAGGGCGCCCGCGCGGACGTCCTCAACCGCTAG
- a CDS encoding cytochrome d ubiquinol oxidase subunit II produces the protein MSTEAVLGFAVAGTFVLYALFGGADFGGGVWDLLASGPRKKEQRALIAHALGPVWEVNHIWLIVGVVLLFAGFPRAFAVLSVALHVPLTLLLLGIVFRGAAFTFRTYDMRGDAVQRQWGLVFSVASVIAPLLLGMCVAAVVSGSIRVEGRVVVSGFFASWLTPFAWVVGALALCLFAFLAAVYLTHEAPTPELREDFRLRALGSGVAVFVAALAVLLFARQGAPRVWQGLLHSPFALALHAGTALASVTAFALLWTRRFRWARVAAATQAGLIVLGWAASQHPYLVVPDVTLSSAAAGPTAQRMLLVALGVGALTVLPSLALLFRVFRPGPAPSAGAEK, from the coding sequence ATGTCCACTGAGGCGGTGCTGGGCTTCGCGGTGGCGGGGACGTTCGTCCTCTACGCCCTCTTCGGTGGCGCGGACTTCGGCGGCGGCGTGTGGGACTTGCTGGCCAGCGGCCCGCGCAAGAAGGAGCAGCGCGCGCTCATCGCCCATGCGCTGGGGCCGGTGTGGGAGGTGAATCACATCTGGCTCATCGTCGGCGTGGTGCTGTTGTTCGCCGGCTTCCCGCGCGCCTTCGCTGTGCTGAGCGTGGCGCTGCACGTGCCGCTGACGCTGCTCCTGCTGGGCATCGTCTTCCGGGGCGCCGCCTTCACCTTCCGCACGTACGACATGCGGGGGGACGCGGTGCAGCGGCAGTGGGGCCTCGTCTTCAGCGTGGCGAGCGTCATCGCGCCGCTGCTGCTGGGCATGTGCGTGGCCGCGGTGGTGAGCGGCTCCATCCGCGTGGAGGGCCGCGTGGTGGTGAGCGGCTTCTTCGCGTCGTGGCTCACCCCCTTCGCCTGGGTGGTGGGCGCGCTGGCGCTGTGTCTCTTCGCCTTCCTGGCGGCGGTGTACCTCACGCACGAGGCGCCCACGCCAGAGCTGCGCGAGGACTTCCGCCTCAGGGCCCTGGGCTCGGGCGTGGCTGTCTTCGTCGCGGCGCTGGCGGTGCTGCTGTTCGCTCGGCAGGGCGCGCCCCGGGTGTGGCAGGGGTTGCTGCACTCGCCCTTCGCGCTGGCGCTCCACGCGGGCACCGCGCTGGCGTCGGTGACGGCCTTCGCCCTGCTGTGGACGCGGCGCTTCCGGTGGGCGCGCGTGGCGGCGGCCACGCAGGCGGGCCTCATCGTCCTCGGCTGGGCCGCCTCGCAGCATCCCTATCTGGTGGTGCCGGATGTCACTCTGAGCAGCGCCGCCGCGGGCCCCACCGCGCAGCGCATGCTGCTGGTGGCGCTGGGAGTGGGCGCGCTCACCGTGCTGCCCTCGCTCGCGCTCCTCTTCCGCGTCTTCCGGCCCGGGCCCGCGCCCTCCGCTGGCGCGGAGAAGTGA
- a CDS encoding ATP-binding protein, whose product METTHPSDQAQEGFDALIGLENQKQLLLEELLLLLAPDRLSKWLKRHHSEGLPLAATAQRTTPLVLLSGEVGCGKTALATSVGTPLARELGEKVRVLETPSDIRGTGLVGELSTRVTEAFAQAKSKVGKGYGLLIIDEADDIGMSRSEQQAHHEDRAGLNVLIKQLDTLPREKVRMAVLMITNRVNALDPAIRRRAALTLEFTRPGQLERQRLFEHLLRGSDHTPTEVETLVRQSNREVPYSYSDLMHRVARAALLECLRRNEPFGPAGLMAALTRVEPSPMMAP is encoded by the coding sequence GTGGAGACGACTCACCCGTCGGATCAGGCGCAGGAAGGCTTCGACGCGCTTATCGGCCTGGAGAACCAGAAGCAGCTGCTGCTCGAGGAATTGCTCCTCCTGCTGGCTCCGGATCGCCTTTCCAAATGGCTCAAGCGCCACCACTCCGAGGGGCTTCCCCTCGCGGCGACCGCTCAGCGAACGACCCCCCTGGTGTTGCTGAGCGGTGAGGTCGGCTGTGGGAAGACCGCGCTGGCGACCTCCGTGGGTACCCCCCTCGCTCGTGAGCTCGGGGAGAAGGTGCGGGTCCTGGAGACTCCCTCCGATATCCGCGGCACCGGGCTCGTGGGAGAACTCTCTACGAGGGTGACCGAGGCGTTCGCCCAGGCCAAGTCCAAGGTGGGGAAGGGATATGGCCTGCTCATCATTGATGAGGCGGACGACATCGGCATGAGCCGCTCCGAGCAGCAGGCCCACCACGAGGACCGTGCGGGGCTCAACGTGCTCATCAAGCAACTGGACACCCTGCCACGGGAGAAGGTGCGCATGGCGGTGCTGATGATCACCAACCGGGTGAACGCGCTTGACCCCGCCATCCGGCGTCGGGCCGCCTTGACGCTTGAGTTCACCCGGCCCGGGCAGCTTGAGCGCCAGCGCCTGTTCGAGCACCTGCTCCGAGGGAGCGACCATACCCCCACCGAGGTGGAGACCCTGGTCCGGCAGAGCAATCGCGAGGTTCCCTACTCCTACTCGGACCTCATGCACCGGGTTGCCCGCGCCGCCCTGCTGGAGTGCCTGCGCCGCAATGAGCCCTTCGGGCCCGCGGGGCTGATGGCCGCGCTGACACGGGTAGAGCCCTCGCCCATGATGGCTCCCTGA
- a CDS encoding RrF2 family transcriptional regulator, with the protein MNCRFTMAAHMLGMLACAAREERCSLTSENMARSIQTNPVVVRRLLRDLARAGLVETKRGVGGGVSLARGAEDITLRDVYEAVEEDAELLGRYPSGPSQSCDLAPVVAEYLEEVVGRAESAFKESLEETTVAMMSRGLGARMRRRSSRRRASGS; encoded by the coding sequence GTGAACTGCCGCTTCACCATGGCTGCGCACATGCTGGGAATGCTCGCGTGTGCGGCGCGCGAGGAGCGCTGTTCGCTGACGTCCGAGAACATGGCGCGCAGCATCCAGACGAACCCGGTGGTGGTGCGGCGGCTGCTGCGGGACCTGGCGCGCGCGGGGCTGGTGGAGACGAAGCGGGGCGTGGGCGGCGGGGTGTCCCTGGCCCGTGGCGCGGAGGACATCACCCTGCGCGACGTGTACGAGGCGGTGGAGGAGGACGCGGAGCTGCTCGGCCGCTACCCCTCCGGGCCCAGCCAGTCCTGTGACCTGGCCCCCGTGGTGGCCGAGTACCTGGAAGAGGTGGTGGGGCGCGCCGAGTCGGCCTTCAAGGAGAGCCTGGAGGAGACCACCGTGGCGATGATGTCCCGGGGGCTGGGCGCGCGCATGCGCCGCCGCAGCTCCCGCCGCCGCGCTTCAGGGAGCTGA
- a CDS encoding ADP-ribosylglycohydrolase family protein yields MPLTPAERQDRFHAAFVGLAIGDALGFPLRGIPPASLARLPNLADDFAPRPRGKFAKGQFSDDTQLLLAAAESVIREGKVDGRSAAAHLAWLWQEGIILQPPRSLADALQRLAAGTPWMSAGASLGTKCPSVLSRALVVGLLESGHRARLPHDAGVLTVITHKDPVCAAAAAAFAQAAALGMEEEALTPAAFCEELALAAAVHDKGLAEEVRHLPRLLTWDPVRALGQLRKVGVPPSELKGVDGLPPHVVPVLLTSLYAALKVPHDFREAVALTLRCGGEADVAAALTGALIGAHLGTRAIPARLRKQVLYSENLVDTADRLFRARQVRETLATALAHHRRR; encoded by the coding sequence ATGCCGCTGACTCCCGCCGAGCGCCAGGACAGGTTCCATGCGGCGTTCGTGGGACTCGCCATCGGCGATGCGCTCGGCTTCCCGCTGCGCGGCATCCCGCCCGCGAGTCTCGCGCGGCTGCCGAACCTGGCGGATGACTTCGCGCCCCGGCCGCGCGGCAAGTTCGCCAAGGGCCAGTTCAGCGACGACACACAGTTGCTGCTCGCCGCGGCGGAGAGCGTCATCCGCGAGGGCAAGGTGGACGGGCGCAGCGCGGCGGCGCACCTGGCGTGGCTGTGGCAGGAGGGCATCATCCTCCAGCCGCCCCGGAGCCTCGCGGACGCGCTGCAGCGGCTGGCCGCGGGCACGCCGTGGATGAGCGCGGGCGCGTCGCTGGGCACGAAGTGCCCGTCCGTGCTCAGCCGCGCGCTGGTGGTGGGCCTGCTGGAGAGCGGCCACCGCGCGCGCCTGCCGCATGACGCCGGCGTCCTCACCGTCATCACCCACAAGGACCCTGTCTGTGCCGCGGCGGCGGCGGCCTTCGCGCAGGCCGCGGCGCTGGGCATGGAGGAGGAGGCGCTGACGCCGGCCGCCTTCTGCGAGGAGCTGGCGCTGGCGGCGGCGGTGCATGACAAGGGGCTGGCGGAGGAGGTCCGCCACCTGCCGCGGCTGCTCACGTGGGACCCCGTGCGCGCGCTGGGACAGCTGCGCAAGGTGGGCGTGCCCCCCAGCGAGCTGAAGGGCGTGGACGGGCTGCCGCCGCACGTGGTGCCGGTGCTGCTCACCTCGCTGTACGCCGCCCTCAAGGTGCCGCACGACTTCCGCGAGGCCGTGGCGCTCACGCTGCGCTGTGGCGGCGAGGCGGACGTGGCCGCGGCGCTCACCGGGGCCCTCATCGGCGCGCACCTGGGCACGCGCGCGATTCCGGCACGCCTGCGCAAGCAGGTGCTGTACTCGGAGAACCTGGTGGACACCGCGGACCGGCTCTTCCGCGCCCGCCAGGTGCGCGAGACGCTGGCCACCGCGCTGGCCCACCACCGTCGCCGCTGA
- a CDS encoding cytochrome ubiquinol oxidase subunit I has product MTDLLYARAQMGLSLAFHIVFAAAGVALPVLMVLSDWKARRTGDADYRLLSQKLAKGTAILFAVGAVSGTVLSFELGLLWPEFMGQYGEVIGLPFSLEGVAFFTEAIFLGIYLYGRERVSPGLHLFSGVMVAVSGAASAFFVTLVNTFMNNPSGFTATPGGVTDVEPLVAMFSPGWQYQTAHVLLSCYQASAFAMAGIHAFVLLRHPGAAFHRKALSVALPLACVTALLQPLVGDLSAKHVAREQPVKLAAMEGHFETERGAPLRLGGLPDVETGQVPWGVEIPKGLSILAFADPDAEVKGLKEFPRDEWPPVAKVHLAFQVMVGTGSLMALLALVTLALRWRRKAWPDGRWLTWAWLLSGPLGVVALEAGWLVTEWGRQPWIVRGFMRTADAVTPVPHLAAPFWTFTVVYLFLGATVVFLMVRQVAGTLPGRHGGQGGGDAHVH; this is encoded by the coding sequence ATGACGGACCTGCTCTATGCGCGGGCGCAGATGGGCCTGTCGCTCGCGTTCCACATCGTGTTCGCGGCGGCGGGCGTGGCGTTGCCGGTCCTCATGGTGCTGAGTGACTGGAAGGCGCGGCGCACCGGGGACGCGGACTACCGGCTGCTGAGCCAGAAGCTGGCGAAGGGGACGGCCATCCTCTTCGCGGTGGGGGCGGTGAGCGGCACGGTGCTGTCCTTCGAATTGGGCCTGCTGTGGCCCGAGTTCATGGGGCAGTACGGCGAGGTGATTGGGCTGCCCTTCAGCCTGGAGGGCGTGGCCTTCTTCACCGAGGCCATCTTCCTGGGCATCTACCTGTACGGGCGCGAGCGGGTGTCGCCGGGCCTGCACCTGTTCTCCGGCGTCATGGTGGCGGTGAGCGGCGCGGCCAGCGCGTTCTTCGTCACGCTGGTCAACACCTTCATGAACAACCCGTCGGGCTTCACGGCCACGCCCGGGGGCGTGACGGACGTGGAGCCGCTGGTGGCCATGTTCAGCCCGGGCTGGCAGTACCAGACGGCGCACGTGCTGCTCTCCTGCTACCAGGCGAGCGCCTTCGCCATGGCGGGCATCCACGCCTTCGTGCTGCTGCGCCACCCGGGCGCGGCCTTCCACCGCAAGGCGCTGTCGGTGGCGCTGCCGCTGGCGTGTGTCACCGCGCTCCTGCAGCCGCTGGTGGGGGACCTCTCCGCGAAGCACGTGGCCCGTGAGCAGCCGGTGAAGCTGGCCGCCATGGAGGGGCATTTCGAGACGGAGCGCGGTGCGCCGCTGCGGCTGGGCGGACTGCCGGACGTGGAGACGGGGCAGGTGCCCTGGGGCGTGGAGATACCGAAGGGGCTGTCCATCCTCGCCTTCGCGGACCCGGACGCGGAGGTGAAGGGGCTGAAGGAGTTCCCCCGCGACGAGTGGCCGCCGGTGGCCAAGGTGCACCTGGCCTTCCAGGTCATGGTGGGCACGGGCAGCCTCATGGCGCTGCTGGCGCTGGTGACGCTGGCGCTCCGGTGGCGGCGGAAGGCGTGGCCGGACGGGCGGTGGCTGACGTGGGCGTGGCTGCTGTCGGGGCCGCTCGGGGTGGTGGCGCTGGAGGCGGGGTGGCTCGTCACCGAGTGGGGCCGGCAGCCGTGGATTGTCCGCGGCTTCATGCGCACCGCGGACGCGGTGACGCCGGTGCCGCACCTGGCGGCGCCCTTCTGGACCTTCACCGTGGTGTACCTCTTCCTCGGCGCGACGGTGGTGTTCCTCATGGTGCGGCAGGTGGCGGGCACGCTGCCGGGCCGGCACGGTGGCCAGGGCGGAGGTGACGCTCATGTCCACTGA
- a CDS encoding 2Fe-2S iron-sulfur cluster-binding protein — MAKVKHESQWYPLESGESVLDGLLRQGVSVPNSCRAGACQSCLMKAERGAVPEAARVGLKDTLVAQGYFLACTCRLPEGTELEVAGAEALRVPARLTSLAMLSPDVLRVRLMPETPFAYRAGQYVSLVREDGLARSYSLASLPREDSLELHVRLLPGGTMSGWLAGEARPGDRLFLQGPAGTCFYVPGRPEQPLLLAGTGTGLAPLYGIVRDALEAGHTGPIYLFHGARVPEGLYLLDELRELAERHPQVRYRPGVLAGGSRDIAEGPLDVLIRAECPKPTGWRAWLCGDPGLVLSLRKKLFLSGLSLKELHADAFLPSTPQAGASGNAAVGVR, encoded by the coding sequence ATGGCGAAGGTGAAGCATGAGTCGCAGTGGTATCCGCTGGAGTCGGGCGAGAGCGTGCTGGACGGGCTGCTGCGGCAGGGCGTGTCCGTGCCGAACTCCTGCCGCGCGGGGGCCTGTCAGTCCTGCCTGATGAAGGCGGAGCGCGGCGCGGTGCCGGAGGCGGCGCGCGTGGGGCTGAAGGACACGCTCGTGGCCCAGGGCTACTTCCTCGCGTGCACCTGCCGGCTCCCGGAAGGCACGGAGCTGGAGGTGGCGGGCGCGGAGGCCCTGCGCGTGCCGGCGCGACTCACCTCGCTGGCGATGCTGTCCCCGGACGTGCTGCGGGTGCGGCTGATGCCAGAGACGCCCTTCGCGTACCGCGCGGGGCAGTACGTCTCGCTGGTGCGTGAGGACGGGCTCGCCCGCAGCTACTCGCTGGCGAGCCTGCCTCGCGAGGACTCGCTGGAGCTGCACGTGCGCCTCCTTCCGGGCGGGACGATGAGCGGCTGGCTGGCCGGCGAGGCGCGGCCGGGTGACAGGCTCTTCCTCCAGGGCCCCGCGGGCACCTGCTTCTATGTCCCCGGCCGTCCCGAGCAGCCGCTGCTGCTCGCGGGCACCGGCACGGGGCTGGCACCGCTGTACGGCATCGTCCGGGATGCCCTGGAGGCGGGCCACACCGGTCCCATCTACCTGTTCCACGGGGCGCGGGTGCCGGAGGGGCTCTACCTCCTCGACGAGCTGCGCGAGCTGGCGGAGCGCCACCCCCAGGTGCGGTACCGGCCGGGCGTGCTGGCGGGCGGCAGCCGGGACATCGCCGAGGGGCCGCTCGACGTGCTCATCCGCGCCGAGTGCCCGAAGCCGACAGGCTGGCGGGCCTGGCTCTGCGGAGACCCCGGATTGGTGCTATCCCTTCGCAAGAAGCTCTTCCTGTCCGGGCTCTCGCTGAAGGAACTCCACGCGGATGCGTTCCTGCCGAGCACCCCCCAGGCGGGAGCTTCAGGAAACGCCGCTGTTGGAGTCCGCTGA